A segment of the Aureimonas sp. SA4125 genome:
AGGCCGTCGCGCGCGCCGGCTGGTCGCTCCTCAAGGTGAAGGTGACGATGTATGCGCTGGCCGGCGTGTTCGGCGTCCTGTCGGGCCTCGTTCTCGTCGGCACCACCACGTCCGCCGACGCCAACATCGCGCTGCGCTACACCCTGTTCTCGATCGCCGGGGCGATCCTCGGCGGCGCGGAGTTCACCGGCGGCCGGGTCTCGCCGATCGGCGCGGTTCTCGGCGCCCTGACGCTCGCCCTCGTCGGCTCGCTCCTCTCCTTCATGCGGATCTCCCCGGACTGGCAGATCGGCGCGCAGGGGATCATGCTGATCGCGGTGCTGGCGCTCAGAACCCTCGTCAACCGGCTGGAGGCGAGAGAAGCATGAGCGAGGCAACTCTCACCAAAAGCCTTGGCGTAAAGCGCCTCGGCCGCAGCTATCCCTTCCTCTTCTCCTTCGTCGGCGCCGCCGTGATCTTCGCCGTGACGCTCGTCGTCAACAGCTTCAACGGTGCCGGGCCGATCCTGACGGCGGCGCTGACATTTGGCGCCTTCACCGTGGTCGTCGGCCTCGGCCAGATGTTCGTCATCACCACCGGCCCCGGCAATATCGACCTGTCCGTGCCCTCGACCATCGCCTTTGCCGGCGCCGTGGCGATGAAGTTGATGGAAGGGCAGGACGGGCTGATCCTGCTCGGCCTTGCCGCCGCCCTCGGCGTCGGCCTCGGCGTCGGCGCCTTCAACTACCTGCTGATCCGGGCGCTGAAGATCCCGCCGATCATCGCGACGCTCTCGTCGAGCTTCATCATCCAGTCGCTCGCCATCGCCTATGGCCGCGGCCTGATGGTGAAGCCGCCGCCGCTGTTGGCCGAGATCGCCACCGGCCGCGTCGCCGGGCTGCCGATCGTCGCCCTCGTGGCGCTGGTGCTCAGCATCGTGATGGCCGTCGTCCTGCATCGCACGATCTACGGCCGCTCGGTCGCCGCCATCGGCCAGAACATCCGCGCCGCGGGTCTTGCGGGCGTTCGGGTCGACCGCGTCAGGCTTGCCACCTACGTCCTTTCGGCCATGCTGGCGGCGCTCTGCGGCACGCTTCTCGCCGGCTTCTCCGGCGGCGCGTCGCTGAACATGGGCGAGGAATATCTGCTCGCCTCGATCGCCGTCGTGGTCGTCGGCGGCTCGGCCGTCGCGGGCGGCGCGTCGAACGTCTCGGGCATCTGGGGCGCCGCGCTGTTCCTGACGCTGCTCGTGACCATGCTGAACACTTTTGGCGTCGGCGCGGGTGTGCGCCAGCTCCTCACGGGGCTGATCATCATCGCCGTCATCACCCTTGCCGGCGGGGGGAAGGGCAGGCGACACTAGACACTGCGGCAAGGGCTTAAGGCCTGCGCCGATCGGCGACCAATGAGAGCGGCCGGGAAACAAGGCCGGTGTTTCACGTGAGACAGGTGGAGGAAACAATGCGCATCAAGGAACCCTACGACATTCGTGACGAGCGTTTTGGCGCCATCGTCATGAACAATGTCGACCTGCACCAGCTGACGGACGAGTGCGCCTGGGCGGAAGGCCC
Coding sequences within it:
- a CDS encoding ABC transporter permease, which encodes MSEATLTKSLGVKRLGRSYPFLFSFVGAAVIFAVTLVVNSFNGAGPILTAALTFGAFTVVVGLGQMFVITTGPGNIDLSVPSTIAFAGAVAMKLMEGQDGLILLGLAAALGVGLGVGAFNYLLIRALKIPPIIATLSSSFIIQSLAIAYGRGLMVKPPPLLAEIATGRVAGLPIVALVALVLSIVMAVVLHRTIYGRSVAAIGQNIRAAGLAGVRVDRVRLATYVLSAMLAALCGTLLAGFSGGASLNMGEEYLLASIAVVVVGGSAVAGGASNVSGIWGAALFLTLLVTMLNTFGVGAGVRQLLTGLIIIAVITLAGGGKGRRH